A window of the Acidimicrobiales bacterium genome harbors these coding sequences:
- a CDS encoding transglutaminase family protein yields the protein MTIRVALEHTTTYAFDRPVNLGPHVVRLRPAPHTRTPIDAYSLRIEPAEHFLNWQQDPFGNFQARLVFPEKTTKFEVKVDLIADMSVINPFDFFLEESAERFPFEYDAETRADLTPYLAPLPDGKLLSSWMSKVDASERPRTIDFLVELNQRLANDIDYSLRMEPGVQTAEETLGSRRGSCRDSAWLLVHILRRVGLAARFVSGYLVQLVADVAPLEGPSGPREDFTDLHAWTEVYLPGAGWVGLDPTSGLFVGEGHIPLAATPSPSTAAPISGLVDEAEVDFSFSNVVTRIHEDPRVTKPYTDEQWDTINQRGHEVDERLLAGDVRLTMGGEPTFVSIDDFESPQWNVAADGPMKRRLAADLTGRLFDRFAKGGVAHHGQGKWYPGEPLPRWQHALIWRTDGVPIWNDRSLLAYPRELIENDLAVSDRPAQSERARAFAAALATTLGVGDRSVKAAFEDPLHSLWEEALLPQGPAPADDLDPTDPDLIEERRRRALVANFDNRAGAATGWVLPLFRRSDRWQSAEWSFRRSELFLLPGTSPIGYRLPIRSLRWDPFPVPFETSPFSPQVPFPGAAPIVHQSSDSLAGGLVPGEGPATGVGPGDGVGSGAATGPRLADGAGNGSGGGDDASDDGLDTAAGSVTYGGVTIAGDAPPTAMCFEVRSGQLYVFLPPLDTANDALDLLSALETTAAELGEQIVIEGYPIPSDPRLRNIVVAADPGVIEVNVPPASDWDELVSIVEGVDTDARQSRLGTEKFDLDGTHTGTGGGNHVTLGGPTPADSPLLRRPSLLRSMVTYWQHHPSLSYLFSGRFIGPSSQAPRVDEARHESLYELETAFAELDHRGDDDVPPWLIDRLLRHLLVDLTGNTHRAEFCIDKLFSPDSERGRWGVVELRAFEMPPHPRMALVQALLVRSIVTRCWESPYRHQPVRWGSALHDRYLLPWYVERDIHDVLDDLANHGIDLDPAWFDPFIEFRFPRHGTVTVGDVTLELRGAVEPWHVLGEEATGTGTARYVDSSVERLQLRVDGLIDSRHVITCNGVEVPLTPTDVPGLAIAGIRFKAWAPPSGLHPTIGVQSPLTFDVVDRWQKRSMGGCRYHVVHQGGLAYDSIPVNASEAESRRQTRFEAIGHTPGTIDVVPTRLSWHREYPVSLDLRRAP from the coding sequence ATGACCATCCGGGTCGCGCTCGAACACACCACCACCTACGCATTCGACCGCCCGGTCAATCTCGGTCCCCACGTGGTGCGGCTGCGGCCTGCCCCGCACACTCGCACACCGATCGACGCCTACTCACTGCGCATCGAGCCGGCCGAACACTTCCTCAACTGGCAGCAGGATCCCTTCGGCAACTTTCAAGCCCGACTCGTCTTCCCCGAGAAGACCACGAAGTTCGAGGTGAAGGTCGACCTCATCGCCGACATGTCGGTGATCAACCCGTTCGATTTCTTCCTCGAGGAGTCGGCCGAGCGCTTCCCGTTCGAGTACGACGCCGAGACCCGCGCCGACCTGACCCCGTATCTCGCACCGCTGCCCGACGGCAAGCTGCTGTCGTCGTGGATGTCGAAGGTCGACGCCAGCGAGCGTCCTCGAACGATCGACTTCCTCGTCGAGCTCAACCAGCGCCTCGCCAACGACATCGACTACTCGCTCCGCATGGAACCGGGGGTACAGACCGCCGAAGAGACCCTCGGTTCGAGGCGCGGATCGTGCCGTGACTCCGCCTGGCTGCTGGTGCACATCCTGCGTCGGGTCGGCCTGGCGGCCCGATTCGTCTCGGGTTACCTCGTCCAGCTCGTCGCCGACGTCGCCCCGCTCGAAGGCCCATCGGGGCCCAGGGAGGACTTCACCGACCTCCACGCCTGGACCGAGGTCTACCTGCCGGGCGCCGGCTGGGTCGGACTCGACCCCACATCGGGCTTGTTCGTGGGGGAGGGGCACATCCCGTTGGCGGCCACCCCGTCGCCCTCTACTGCAGCACCGATCTCGGGACTGGTTGACGAGGCCGAGGTCGACTTCTCGTTCTCGAATGTGGTCACCCGGATCCACGAAGACCCGCGGGTCACCAAGCCCTACACCGACGAGCAGTGGGACACGATCAACCAGCGCGGCCACGAGGTCGACGAGCGACTGCTCGCCGGCGACGTGCGCCTCACCATGGGCGGCGAACCGACCTTCGTCTCGATCGACGACTTCGAGTCACCGCAGTGGAACGTCGCAGCCGACGGGCCGATGAAGCGTCGCCTGGCAGCCGACCTGACCGGGCGGCTGTTCGATCGATTTGCCAAAGGTGGCGTTGCCCACCACGGTCAGGGCAAGTGGTATCCGGGCGAGCCGTTGCCCCGATGGCAGCACGCCCTGATCTGGCGGACCGACGGTGTGCCGATCTGGAATGATCGGTCGCTGCTTGCGTACCCGCGGGAACTCATCGAGAACGATCTCGCCGTGTCCGACCGGCCGGCGCAGAGCGAGCGGGCCCGCGCCTTTGCTGCCGCGCTGGCAACCACGCTCGGGGTTGGCGATCGCTCGGTCAAGGCCGCCTTCGAGGACCCGCTGCATTCGCTGTGGGAGGAGGCACTGCTCCCGCAGGGGCCGGCCCCCGCCGACGACCTCGACCCCACCGATCCCGACCTGATCGAGGAGCGACGCCGCCGTGCGCTGGTCGCGAACTTCGACAACCGGGCCGGCGCGGCGACCGGCTGGGTGCTCCCGCTGTTCCGGCGCAGCGATCGCTGGCAGTCTGCCGAGTGGTCGTTCCGTCGCTCCGAGCTGTTCCTGCTGCCGGGCACCTCGCCGATCGGCTACCGGCTGCCCATTCGGTCGCTGCGCTGGGACCCATTCCCCGTGCCATTCGAGACCTCACCCTTCTCGCCGCAGGTGCCGTTCCCGGGTGCGGCGCCGATCGTGCACCAGTCGAGCGATTCCCTGGCCGGTGGCCTCGTTCCCGGTGAGGGCCCGGCCACCGGTGTCGGCCCGGGCGATGGCGTCGGTTCCGGTGCGGCAACGGGCCCGCGCCTGGCCGACGGTGCCGGCAACGGATCGGGCGGCGGCGATGATGCGTCCGACGACGGGCTCGACACCGCAGCGGGTTCCGTCACCTACGGCGGCGTGACCATCGCCGGCGATGCGCCACCGACCGCCATGTGCTTCGAGGTTCGCAGCGGCCAGCTCTACGTGTTCCTGCCGCCGCTCGACACGGCCAACGACGCGCTCGACCTCCTGTCTGCGCTCGAGACCACCGCCGCCGAGCTCGGTGAACAGATCGTGATCGAGGGCTACCCGATCCCGAGTGACCCCCGGCTGCGCAACATCGTCGTCGCTGCCGATCCGGGCGTGATCGAGGTGAACGTGCCGCCGGCGTCGGACTGGGACGAGCTGGTCTCGATCGTCGAAGGCGTCGACACCGATGCCCGTCAGAGCCGGCTGGGCACCGAGAAGTTCGATCTCGACGGCACCCACACCGGGACCGGCGGCGGCAACCATGTCACCCTCGGCGGGCCCACCCCGGCCGACAGCCCGCTGCTCCGTCGGCCCTCGTTGCTGCGGTCGATGGTGACCTACTGGCAGCATCATCCTTCGCTGTCGTATCTGTTCTCCGGTCGGTTCATCGGCCCATCCAGCCAGGCGCCCCGAGTCGACGAGGCCCGCCACGAGTCGCTCTACGAACTCGAGACCGCCTTCGCCGAACTCGATCACCGGGGCGACGACGACGTGCCGCCGTGGCTGATCGACCGGCTCCTGCGCCACCTGCTCGTCGACCTCACCGGCAACACCCACCGGGCCGAGTTCTGCATCGACAAGCTCTTCAGCCCCGACTCCGAGCGGGGCCGGTGGGGCGTGGTCGAGCTCCGGGCATTCGAGATGCCACCCCATCCCCGGATGGCGCTGGTGCAGGCGCTGCTGGTGCGCAGCATCGTCACCCGCTGCTGGGAGTCGCCCTATCGACACCAGCCGGTGCGATGGGGCTCGGCCCTGCACGACCGCTACCTGTTGCCGTGGTATGTCGAGCGCGACATCCACGACGTGCTCGACGACCTGGCGAACCACGGGATCGACCTCGACCCGGCGTGGTTCGATCCGTTCATCGAGTTCCGCTTCCCCCGTCACGGCACCGTCACCGTTGGCGACGTCACCCTCGAACTGCGAGGCGCCGTCGAGCCGTGGCACGTGCTGGGCGAGGAGGCTACGGGCACGGGTACGGCCCGCTACGTCGACTCGTCGGTCGAACGGCTCCAACTCCGGGTCGACGGACTGATCGACTCCCGCCACGTCATCACCTGCAATGGTGTCGAGGTCCCGCTGACCCCCACCGACGTGCCCGGCCTCGCCATCGCCGGCATCCGGTTCAAGGCCTGGGCGCCGCCGTCAGGGCTGCATCCCACCATCGGCGTCCAGTCGCCGCTCACGTTCGATGTGGTCGACCGGTGGCAGAAGCGGTCGATGGGCGGCTGCCGGTACCACGTCGTCCACCAGGGCGGCTTGGCGTATGACTCGATCCCGGTGAACGCCAGCGAGGCTGAATCGCGGCGCCAGACCCGGTTCGAGGCGATCGGCCACACGCCGGGAACCATCGACGTGGTCCCCACCCGGCTCTCGTGGCACCGCGAGTATCCTGTCTCCCTGGATCTCCGACGAGCTCCGTGA
- a CDS encoding DUF1697 domain-containing protein: MPNDTVRFAAFMRAINVGKRRVKMAALIEHVEALGFVDVQTLIASGNVAFSAPENQSVDDVRVNFDGGLSERLGFEVVSAFRTPAEIDEVIAAEPFGAPGDPGWTDDDVVHVSFLLGEPAPEAAERLAALDTPEDRFAIVGRELYWRRRGKLSESPHFATNFAKLLGVESTARRLDTVVRMRPLLR, encoded by the coding sequence ATGCCGAACGACACCGTCCGCTTCGCCGCCTTTATGCGGGCGATCAACGTGGGGAAGCGCCGAGTGAAGATGGCGGCGCTCATCGAGCATGTGGAGGCCCTCGGTTTCGTCGATGTGCAGACCCTCATCGCCAGTGGGAACGTGGCCTTCAGCGCTCCGGAGAATCAGTCGGTCGACGATGTTCGCGTGAACTTCGACGGCGGGCTGAGCGAACGGCTGGGGTTCGAGGTCGTCTCTGCGTTTCGCACGCCCGCCGAGATCGACGAGGTCATCGCAGCCGAGCCCTTCGGTGCGCCCGGCGACCCCGGCTGGACCGACGACGACGTGGTGCATGTGTCGTTCCTCCTGGGCGAACCAGCACCTGAGGCCGCCGAACGCCTCGCCGCGCTCGACACACCCGAGGACCGGTTCGCCATCGTCGGACGCGAGCTGTACTGGCGGCGACGGGGCAAGCTCAGCGAGTCGCCGCATTTCGCCACCAACTTCGCCAAGCTGCTGGGCGTCGAGTCGACGGCTCGTCGGCTCGACACGGTCGTGAGGATGCGACCTCTGTTACGTTGA
- a CDS encoding transglutaminase family protein: MTHYQVVHRTRYRYDAPVSSSYGQSCLLPRDFATQRCVGSQLVITPEPEDQRERIDFYGNRVSYFKVDRGHTELEIVATSTVNVLPERGVLPLEAEMLLRDVPVALDGDVDAVHYLLDSQRAVVDDRVRAFAAECFDPDASILAGVSNLVRKIHSSFEFDAEATTVTSTLDDLFEHRAGVCQDFAHLAVAALRSQGLPARYVSGYLETIPPPGKPKLVGADVSHAWASVMVPGAGWIDLDPTNDQFVDERYVTTGWGRDYGDVPPLKGVIYSESSKTRLSVSVDVTRQD; this comes from the coding sequence ATGACGCACTACCAAGTGGTGCATCGGACCCGCTACCGCTATGACGCGCCCGTGTCATCGTCGTATGGCCAGTCGTGTCTGTTGCCGCGCGACTTCGCCACCCAGCGCTGCGTCGGGTCGCAGCTGGTCATCACGCCCGAGCCGGAAGATCAGCGTGAGCGAATTGATTTCTATGGCAATCGCGTCAGCTACTTCAAGGTCGATCGGGGCCACACCGAGCTCGAGATCGTCGCCACGAGCACGGTCAACGTGTTGCCCGAGCGGGGGGTGCTGCCGCTCGAGGCCGAGATGCTGCTGCGCGACGTACCGGTGGCACTCGATGGCGACGTCGACGCCGTGCACTACCTACTCGACTCACAGCGAGCGGTTGTCGACGATCGGGTGCGAGCGTTCGCCGCGGAGTGTTTCGACCCGGATGCGTCGATACTCGCCGGGGTCTCGAACCTGGTGAGAAAGATCCACTCGTCGTTCGAGTTCGATGCCGAGGCCACCACGGTCACGAGCACGCTCGACGACCTGTTCGAACATCGAGCCGGCGTGTGTCAGGACTTTGCCCACCTGGCGGTGGCGGCGCTGCGGTCGCAGGGTCTACCCGCCCGCTACGTCAGCGGCTACCTCGAGACGATCCCGCCGCCGGGGAAGCCGAAGTTGGTGGGTGCCGACGTGTCGCATGCCTGGGCGTCGGTGATGGTGCCGGGGGCGGGCTGGATCGATCTCGACCCGACCAACGATCAATTCGTGGATGAGCGTTACGTGACGACGGGATGGGGTAGGGACTACGGCGATGTTCCGCCCCTGAAGGGCGTGATCTATTCCGAGAGCAGCAAGACGCGGCTCTCGGTTTCCGTCGATGTCACCAGGCAGGATTGA
- a CDS encoding circularly permuted type 2 ATP-grasp protein, with protein MTTELTTTMLDTYRRELGGLDELATPTGIRNHWHSLATALETLGPEELTRRQLDVERLLDADGVTYRNLESGQAQPWSLDAIPLLMSSDEWAVIEAGVTQRAVLLDLVLRDLYGERMLLRRGVIPPALVFDHPGFLRPWDGVALADHSQLFSYGVDLARSADGSFQVLGDHAQAPSGAGYALENRMVLSRVFPSIYRDVQVHHVSPYFRSLRSGLQQLGGHHSDDPRIVVLSPGARSETAFEHAYLASYLGYSLVEGDDLVVQGGHVYLRSLGHLEKVDVILRRVDAGYCDPLELRPESQLGIPGLVEACRRGNVTVVNPLGSGVIENPALHCFLEAASKALLGQDLLLPGMATWWCGEPSSRQFVLDHLEELVCKPVSRETSSRSHFGSTMSKAELSQLRKRIEAEPHRWVGQEPLAMSTTPTLTATGVAPRRTLLRTYAVAREDSFTVMSGGLTRVAPDETTPLISNQFGALSKDTWVLASVPQRQTEFWLRSGPAIGADDPMAGLSERAAENLYWIGRYAERAEAVARLLRAVHDRRNNLTLVDTDGQDTIDALLRALTITTFAWPGFVGDNADELLANPDRELFSLTCDAQRPGSLAYAVARLLRSAEAVRDQLSIDTWQVTSTLEKQLYTLSTTSPNRQDVVQGTLGVVLQSLLALHGLIGESMVRDAGWHFLESGRRIERFQQLVRLLRATLDRDHDTATESLLLESVLVSAESIITYRRRYRSRAQVETLLDLLVTDAGNPRSLRFQVDRLESALAALPGNVSGALTAEERHLLPLSTQLRVAHFAELAEPNELGNRAALFDFLTDLEDRINDVANALSNRSFVHLQPRRSLTEVDGGETTINRHLGEGAPMPSTGGGQSQSSAGGRSQSTEGGR; from the coding sequence GTGACCACCGAACTCACCACGACGATGCTCGATACGTACCGTCGTGAGCTGGGTGGACTCGATGAGCTGGCGACGCCGACCGGCATTCGCAACCACTGGCATTCGTTGGCCACGGCGCTCGAGACCCTCGGGCCCGAGGAGCTGACGAGGCGACAACTCGACGTCGAACGACTCCTCGACGCCGATGGCGTCACCTACCGCAATCTGGAATCCGGACAGGCGCAGCCATGGAGCCTCGACGCCATCCCGCTGCTGATGTCGTCCGACGAGTGGGCGGTGATCGAGGCCGGTGTCACCCAGAGGGCCGTGCTGCTCGATCTCGTGCTGCGCGACCTGTACGGCGAGCGGATGCTGTTACGGCGAGGGGTGATCCCACCGGCGCTGGTCTTCGATCACCCCGGCTTCCTGCGACCGTGGGACGGCGTGGCACTCGCCGACCATTCGCAGCTCTTCAGCTACGGGGTCGACCTGGCTCGCAGCGCCGACGGCTCGTTCCAGGTGTTGGGCGACCACGCCCAGGCGCCGTCGGGTGCCGGGTATGCACTGGAGAACCGGATGGTGCTGTCCCGGGTGTTCCCGAGCATCTACCGAGATGTCCAGGTGCATCATGTGTCGCCGTACTTCCGGTCGCTTCGGTCCGGTCTCCAGCAGCTCGGCGGGCACCACAGCGACGATCCCCGGATCGTCGTGCTCAGCCCTGGTGCCCGGTCGGAAACCGCGTTCGAGCACGCCTACCTCGCCTCCTACCTGGGCTACAGCCTGGTCGAGGGCGACGACCTCGTCGTCCAGGGCGGGCATGTCTACCTCCGGTCGCTCGGTCATCTCGAGAAGGTCGACGTGATCCTGCGTCGGGTCGACGCCGGCTACTGCGACCCGCTCGAGCTTCGCCCCGAATCCCAACTCGGGATCCCGGGCCTGGTCGAGGCGTGCCGCCGGGGCAACGTCACCGTGGTCAATCCGCTCGGCAGCGGCGTGATCGAGAACCCGGCGCTGCACTGCTTCCTCGAAGCGGCCTCCAAGGCGCTGCTCGGGCAGGACCTGCTCCTTCCCGGTATGGCGACCTGGTGGTGTGGTGAGCCGTCCAGCAGACAGTTCGTGCTCGACCATCTCGAGGAACTGGTGTGCAAGCCGGTGTCTCGTGAGACCTCGAGCCGGTCCCACTTCGGCTCGACGATGTCGAAGGCCGAGCTGTCGCAGCTCCGCAAGCGGATCGAGGCCGAGCCCCACCGCTGGGTCGGTCAGGAGCCGTTGGCGATGTCGACCACGCCCACCCTGACTGCCACCGGTGTCGCTCCGCGCCGCACCCTGCTCCGCACGTATGCGGTGGCACGAGAGGACTCCTTCACGGTGATGTCGGGAGGGCTCACTCGAGTGGCGCCCGATGAGACCACGCCGCTCATCTCGAACCAGTTCGGGGCGCTGTCGAAGGACACGTGGGTGCTGGCCAGCGTGCCGCAACGCCAGACCGAGTTCTGGTTGCGCTCGGGGCCGGCGATCGGCGCCGACGACCCAATGGCGGGCCTGTCGGAGCGCGCCGCCGAGAACCTCTACTGGATCGGCCGCTACGCCGAACGGGCCGAGGCCGTTGCCCGGTTGCTTCGAGCCGTGCACGACCGTCGCAACAACCTCACGCTGGTCGACACCGACGGACAGGACACCATCGACGCCCTGCTCCGAGCGCTCACGATCACCACGTTTGCGTGGCCGGGCTTCGTCGGCGACAACGCCGACGAGCTGTTGGCGAACCCTGACCGTGAGCTGTTCTCACTCACCTGCGACGCCCAGCGACCGGGTTCGTTGGCCTACGCCGTGGCTCGGCTGTTGCGGTCGGCCGAAGCGGTCCGCGACCAGCTCTCGATCGACACCTGGCAGGTCACGAGCACGCTCGAGAAGCAGCTCTACACCCTGTCGACCACCTCGCCGAACCGGCAAGACGTCGTGCAGGGCACGCTCGGCGTGGTGCTGCAGTCCTTGCTGGCCCTCCACGGGCTCATCGGCGAGTCGATGGTGCGCGACGCCGGTTGGCACTTCCTCGAATCCGGCCGTCGGATCGAGCGATTCCAGCAGCTGGTGCGCCTGTTGCGTGCGACGCTCGACCGAGATCACGACACCGCCACCGAGAGCCTGCTGCTGGAATCGGTGTTGGTCAGCGCCGAAAGCATCATCACGTATCGCCGTCGTTATCGCTCACGGGCGCAGGTCGAGACCCTGCTCGATCTGCTCGTCACCGACGCCGGGAACCCCCGATCGCTGCGTTTCCAGGTCGACCGGCTCGAGTCGGCGCTGGCGGCGTTGCCCGGCAACGTGAGTGGTGCGCTCACCGCCGAAGAGCGTCACCTGCTGCCGCTGTCCACCCAGCTCCGGGTGGCGCACTTCGCCGAGCTGGCCGAGCCCAACGAGCTCGGCAACCGTGCTGCGCTGTTCGACTTCCTCACCGACCTCGAAGACCGGATCAACGACGTGGCCAATGCGCTGTCGAACCGCAGCTTCGTGCACCTTCAGCCCCGTCGTTCACTCACCGAGGTCGATGGCGGCGAGACTACGATCAATCGTCACCTTGGCGAGGGTGCGCCCATGCCGAGCACCGGAGGTGGTCAATCGCAGAGCTCCGCGGGTGGCCGATCGCAGAGCACCGAAGGTGGCCGATGA
- a CDS encoding circularly permuted type 2 ATP-grasp protein — protein sequence MTLSWTDYDASHAFDELLQADGTPRSGCASLVERLQQLGPELHDRQLAAEAVVRSLGITFTLYTENGSIDRNWPVDVIPRVIDASEWEQVSDGLIQRLRALNAFIDDLYHDQHVLADGIVPRDLITGSSNYRPECEGVTVKDGVWAHISGSDLVRDGSGQFVVLEDNLRVPSGVSYMLENRQVVKRVFADLFRDLDILPVDLYTDRLGAQMRALSPRSGIEPIVAVLTPGIFNSAYYEHVMLANRIGAHLVEGSDLVVEDDIVYMRTVSGLVRVDVIYRRVDDLFLDPAEFHPDSVLGPRGLMAAWRAGNVAIANAPGAGVADDKVLYSYVPELIQYYLSEEPKIANVPTWRCLDPEHRSYVLDHLDELVCKPANESGGKGVTIGSMSSAAELADLRAQIEHDPRNWIAQPILELSTAPTICGDQIAPRHVDLRPFVLSGADPYVSVGGLTRVALREGSLIVNSSQGGGSKDTWILDAGNQRPTTKDTD from the coding sequence GTGACTCTTTCCTGGACCGACTATGACGCCTCGCATGCGTTCGACGAACTGCTGCAGGCCGACGGGACACCCCGGTCGGGGTGCGCGTCGCTGGTCGAACGGTTGCAGCAGCTCGGTCCGGAGCTTCACGACCGCCAGCTCGCAGCCGAGGCGGTCGTGCGGTCGCTCGGGATCACGTTCACGCTCTACACCGAGAATGGCAGCATCGACCGCAACTGGCCGGTCGACGTCATCCCACGGGTGATCGATGCTAGCGAATGGGAGCAGGTGAGCGACGGCCTGATCCAGCGACTGCGGGCGCTAAACGCGTTCATCGACGACCTCTACCACGACCAGCACGTCCTCGCCGATGGCATCGTGCCCCGTGATCTGATCACGGGATCCAGCAACTACCGGCCGGAGTGTGAAGGTGTCACCGTGAAGGACGGCGTCTGGGCCCACATCTCCGGCAGCGACCTCGTGCGAGACGGCTCGGGCCAGTTCGTCGTGCTCGAGGACAACCTGCGGGTTCCTTCCGGCGTGTCCTACATGCTCGAGAACCGCCAGGTCGTGAAGCGGGTCTTTGCCGACCTGTTCCGAGATCTCGACATCCTCCCTGTCGATCTCTACACCGATCGACTCGGGGCCCAGATGCGGGCGCTGTCGCCCCGATCCGGCATCGAGCCGATCGTCGCCGTGCTCACTCCCGGCATCTTCAACTCCGCCTACTACGAGCATGTCATGCTCGCGAACCGCATCGGCGCCCATCTCGTCGAAGGGTCCGACCTCGTGGTCGAGGACGACATCGTCTACATGCGGACCGTGTCGGGACTTGTACGGGTCGACGTGATCTATCGCCGGGTCGACGATCTGTTCCTCGACCCCGCCGAGTTCCATCCCGATTCGGTGCTCGGTCCCCGTGGCCTGATGGCCGCCTGGCGGGCCGGCAATGTTGCCATCGCCAACGCTCCCGGCGCCGGTGTGGCCGACGACAAGGTGCTCTACTCCTACGTGCCCGAGCTGATCCAGTACTACCTCAGCGAGGAGCCCAAGATCGCAAACGTGCCCACGTGGCGCTGCCTCGATCCGGAGCATCGGTCCTACGTCCTCGACCATCTCGACGAACTCGTCTGCAAGCCGGCGAACGAGTCGGGTGGCAAGGGCGTCACGATCGGGTCGATGTCGTCGGCGGCCGAACTCGCCGATCTACGGGCCCAGATCGAACACGACCCTCGGAACTGGATCGCCCAGCCCATTCTCGAACTGTCGACGGCTCCCACGATCTGCGGCGATCAGATCGCCCCACGCCACGTCGACCTCCGCCCGTTCGTGCTCTCCGGTGCCGACCCCTATGTCAGCGTCGGCGGCCTGACGCGGGTGGCGTTGCGGGAGGGATCACTCATCGTCAACAGCTCGCAGGGCGGCGGCAGCAAGGACACCTGGATCCTCGACGCCGGCAACCAACGGCCAACCACGAAGGACACCGACTGA
- a CDS encoding alpha-E domain-containing protein gives MPSHTSPLLLSRVAESAYWAGRYLERAEGTARLIKAHADLIIDLPKSAGLGWGPLLALVGIDPTFVSHHPNATEDVVVHHLTADEANPSSVRSSIASVHRNLRVTRSVMPVEAAEVLIDLHNTVQDTADQAVDRRTRNEWLSMVMRGCQTLSGILTETMTHDDAYCFFSVGRRLERADLTARVLDVQSAVLTGRTPDQMVPYNELRWTAALRSVSALQSFRRSGASSTGEATVAFLLHDAKCPRTIESCLVESSRWLLEIPGHEEPMAACASISAMVQDIDVEQLIDGRLHDFSEALQESISMLHSRIEATWFAPDHAAVGS, from the coding sequence ATGCCATCGCACACCTCACCGCTGCTGCTCTCCCGTGTGGCCGAATCGGCGTATTGGGCAGGGCGCTACCTCGAGCGAGCCGAAGGAACGGCCCGTCTGATCAAGGCGCACGCCGACCTCATCATCGACCTGCCGAAGAGCGCTGGCCTCGGTTGGGGGCCGTTGCTGGCGCTGGTCGGGATCGACCCGACGTTCGTCAGCCACCATCCGAACGCCACCGAAGACGTGGTCGTGCACCATCTCACCGCCGACGAGGCCAACCCGAGTTCGGTGCGATCGTCGATCGCCTCGGTGCACCGCAACCTGCGGGTCACCCGATCGGTCATGCCGGTCGAGGCCGCCGAGGTGCTCATCGACCTGCACAACACGGTGCAGGACACCGCCGATCAGGCGGTCGACCGGCGCACCCGCAACGAGTGGCTGTCGATGGTGATGCGGGGCTGCCAGACCCTGTCGGGCATCCTCACCGAGACCATGACCCACGACGATGCCTACTGCTTCTTCAGCGTCGGGCGTCGTCTGGAGCGGGCCGACCTCACTGCTCGGGTGCTCGATGTTCAATCGGCCGTCCTCACCGGACGGACCCCCGACCAGATGGTGCCCTACAACGAGCTGCGCTGGACTGCCGCGCTGCGCTCGGTGTCGGCGCTGCAGTCGTTCCGGCGAAGCGGCGCCTCGAGTACCGGCGAGGCCACGGTGGCGTTCCTGCTCCACGACGCCAAGTGTCCACGCACCATCGAGTCGTGCCTCGTCGAATCGTCTCGTTGGCTGCTCGAGATTCCCGGCCATGAGGAACCGATGGCCGCCTGCGCATCGATCTCGGCGATGGTGCAAGACATCGACGTCGAGCAACTCATCGACGGCCGACTCCACGACTTCAGCGAAGCGCTGCAGGAGTCGATCTCGATGCTGCACTCACGGATCGAAGCCACCTGGTTCGCTCCGGATCACGCGGCCGTCGGGAGCTGA